In one window of Plasmodium berghei ANKA genome assembly, chromosome: 14 DNA:
- a CDS encoding glucose inhibited division protein a homologue, putative — protein MVEEMRIHFSYNSPKKKNFFFYVLIFIIFFVIPNYSYILERKSLFLTPRLYRKTYKNFKKNSNKLDSNQKLFIGKCFCNEHEKKYDVIVIGGGHGGCEASYISAKLGAKTLLITQCKESIGEMSCNPSIGGIGKGILVKEIDALGGLMGKVIDKSGIHFKILNLKKGLAVRGHRAQADRDLYNYYMKEYMFNMPNLYILENTAHSLLIENSMTRNDSTNMEEKKKCKYVYGIKNKCSCEFYADNVILTTGTFLGGICHIGKDKYKGGRIKRILGKGKDNQLTDAGTINSSKIKKETNKNKMQKINDIHNCIGNNNDNKNEMEPNSIFYNLIEESTKNIATQLKENNFEIKRMKTGTPPRLCKNSINFDILEKEGTEKKHPFYFSFLNSNKINNNKTLPCYKTYTNIKTHELVIKYLNELPDFDCYDKLGNGPRYCPSIAKKVTKFSEKKKHIIWLEPEGFNNILIYPNGLSSAYPLNRQQEIINSIKGLENAKILFPAYDVEYFYVNPKCLNYTLETKIINGLFLSGQICGTTGYEEAACQGIVAGINAALNSLKKKNINISSINNFVLTRNDSYIGVLIHDLINKGITEPYRMFTSRAEYRLYLRPDNADIRLTPKVAKLGIASKERLYILNHKYYSVNKIISVFKKSTLNNSENQKLIEEGTKKRDQANGIENNSIKNNDDSENVINDLSHISDGILPITNITNYNIKHKKKLFLNSNEDKKKNETIETSKISDRYVDMNNNNNDTYPLTSNYNTTNINIELNTKSKGKNGVNTVYNILKSGIECSLNVLQNKLKEVENDGRLKNIILNKQNNLDTYIDNYDIIYNLNFNEILINNSVLETACAEVKYSSYLKKQINEINKIKNNFNLAIPKTIKYDRNNFPYLSNEEIEKLTKFRPSNLNEANKIEGVTMSGIYYLYHYIKKEKKEKNHEKQGN, from the exons ATGGTTGAGGAAATGCGTATCCACTTTAGTTACAATTcccccaaaaaaaaaaatttttttttttatgtcttaatattcattattttttttgtaatacCGAATTATTCTTACATATTAGAGAGGAAATCGCTATTTTTGACACCACGTTTATATAG AAAAACTTATAAGAATTTCAAGAAAAATTCCAACAAATTGGATTCGAATCAAAAGCTCTTTATTGGAAAATGCTTTTGTAATGaacatgaaaaaaaatatgatgtTATAGTTATAGGTGGGGGACATGGCGGCTGCGAAGCTAGCTATATAAGTGCAAAATTAGGAGCCAAAACATTATTAATAACTCAATGCAAAGAAAGCATAGGAGAAATGTCATGCAACCCATCTATTGGAGGAATAGGGAAAGGAATACTTGTAAAAGAAATAGATGCATTAGGAGGATTAATGGGAAAAGTAATAGATAAAAGTGGAattcattttaaaatattaaatttaaaaaaaggatTAGCTGTTAGAGGGCACAGAGCACAAGCAGATAGAGatttgtataattattatatgaaagaatatatgtttaatatgcctaatttatatatcctTGAAAATACTGCCCATTCATTATTAATTGAAAATTCAATGACACGAAATGATAGTACAAATATggaggaaaaaaaaaaatgcaaatatgtatacggaattaaaaataaatgttcGTGTGAATTTTATGCTGATAATGTTATTTTAACTACTGGTACATTTTTAGGAGGGATATGCCATATAGGAAAAGATAAATACAAAGGGGGTCGAATTAAAAGGATCCTAGGCAAGGGGAAGGATAATCAATTGACAGATGCAGGGACTATTAATTCaagtaaaataaagaaagaaaCCAACAAGAATAAgatgcaaaaaataaatgacaTACATAATTGCattggaaataataatgataataaaaatgagaTGGAACCAAATTCTATCTTTTATAACTTGATTGAAGAATCTACGAAAAATATTGCAACCCAACTTAAAGAAAAcaattttgaaataaaaagaatgaAAACCGGTACACCTCCAAGATTATGCAAAAACAGCataaattttgatattttagaaaaagaaggaacagaaaaaaaacatcctttttatttttcctttttaaatagtaataaaataaataataataaaacattacCGTGCTATAAAActtatacaaatataaaaacccATGAACTcgtcataaaatatttaaatgaattacCAGATTTTGATTGTTATGATAAACTTGGCAATGGACCAAGATATTGCCCATCGATAGCTAAAAAAGTTACAAAAttttcagaaaaaaaaaaacacataaTATGGTTAGAACCAGAAGGTtttaacaatatattaatatatccAAATGGGTTAAGTTCAGCCTATCCATTAAATAGGCAACaagaaattataaattcaaTAAAAGGTTTGGAGAATGCAAAAATACTTTTTCCTGCTTATGATGTTGAATACTTTTATGTTAATCCCAAATGTTTAAATTATACATTagaaacaaaaataattaatggattatttttatctggTCAAATATGTGGAACAACCGGATATGAAGAAGCAGCTTGTCAAGGAATAGTTGCGGGAATTAATGCAGCATTAAATtcgttaaaaaaaaaaaatataaatatatcatccataaataattttgtattaaCACGAAATGATAGTTATATAGGAGTTTTAATACACGATCTTATAAATAAAGGAATTACAGAACCATATAGAATGTTTACCTCTCGAGCTGAATATAGATTATATTTACGACCTGATAATGCTGATATTAGATTAACACCAAAGGTAGCAAAATTAGGTATAGCTTCAAAGGAAagactatatatattaaatcataaatattactcagttaataaaattatatctgTTTTTAAGAAATCAACTTTAAATAATTCGGAAAATCAAAAGCTTATAGAAGAAGGAACGAAAAAAAGAGATCAAGCTAATggtattgaaaataattctatcaaaaataatgatgataGTGAGAATGTTATAAATGATCTGTCTCATATTTCTGATGGAATTCTACCAATTACTAACATAACCAACTACAAtattaaacataaaaaaaaattatttttgaatagtaatgaagataaaaaaaaaaatgaaactaTCGAAACTAGCAAAATAAGTGATAGATATGTggatatgaataataataataatgacaCTTATCCCTTGACGTCAAACTATAATACTactaatataaacataGAGTTAAATACTAAGAGTAAAGGAAAAAATGGTGTAAATACTGTTTATaacatattaaaaagtGGGATAGAATGCTCGTTAAATGTTTTgcaaaataaattgaaaGAAGTAGAAAACGACGGaagattaaaaaatataatattgaataagcaaaataatttagacacatatatagataattatgatataatatacaatttaaattttaatgaaattttaataaacaaCTCAGTATTAGAAACAGCATGTGCTGAAGTTAAATATTCCTCTTATTTAAAGAAGCAGATAAACGAGATAAACAAAATCAAgaacaattttaatttagCAATTCCAAAGAccataaaatatgatag GAATAATTTCCCTTATTTGTCCAACGAAGAAATTGAAAAACTCACCAAATTCAGACCATCCAATTTGAATGAGGCCAATAAAATCGAAGGTGTAACGATGAGTGGCATATACTATTTGTATcattacataaaaaaagaaaaaaaagaaaaaaatcatGAAAAACAAGGCAACTAA